A window of Paraburkholderia megapolitana genomic DNA:
ACCTCGGCGGTCCGATTCTTCCCGCGCCTTACTGGCGCAAACGTCTGCATCAACTGCTCAACGGCAACCATCTGACCAAGGGCCAGTTGTGCTCGGTCGATAGCCTGTTGCTCGAGCTCGACGACTACGACCGCATCGCGGTTCCGCCTGTCGACCGCCCGCCGCGCGTACATCACGTCTGATCCGCAGCCGGCACGAAAGCGCGCAGCGGCGCACGTCGCTGCGCGAACAATCTTGCGCAGCGCGCAATGGCTTGTCTGCGCGTCTACCTCGCGTTTTCCTGGAAACCGCCGCGTTTGATTGCGCATCTGCAACGCCCAATGCGCACAGGATGTTACCGACACGTTACGTTTCATTCCCGACTGCTAGCACCGTGCGTGCCGCCGATGCACGTCCGGGCCAGACCCCGCGCCCGCGCCCCGTTATTGCCTGAACAGGCAAAACGTTAATGGCGTAATGCCGCGAAAAATTCACCCTGCCCCCCGTAATTGAGTTGCCACGCCGGCTGGCATAGCGTTCAGCCATGGCGGTGAGCGCCTGTTCCGCTCCCGTTGTTCGTCGTGGAGATCCGTGTGAAAAAACTCAATGTTGTACTCGGGCTGTCGGCCGCTCTCGTCATCTGCGCGAGCGGAACAGCACAGGCCGCACGTGTTGGCGTGTATATCGGCGGCGGCGGTTATTACTACCCGTGGGCGCCGTACTACTACCCGCCTGCGCCGGTGGTCGTGCCGGTACCGGTGCCCGCACCCGAGCCGCAGGAATACGTCGAGCAGGGACAGGGACCGGCCCAGGCCGGGCCGGAGCAGTCGGCCGGTACCTGGTACTACTGCGACGCGTCGAAAACCTACTACCCGTACGTGAAGGAATGCCGCACCGGATGGCGTCCGGTGCCGGCCCAGCCTTCGGGACCGGGCAACTGAACATGCCGCCGAAAACGATCTATCGCAAAGAGAAGCACATGAAACATTCCAGGTTCGCTCTTGTTACAGCGCTTGCCTCGCTCGGAATCCTGAGCGCCTGCGCGATCGTGCCGACCGGCCCCAGCGTGATGGCGCTGCCGGGCAGCGGCAAATCCTTTGACCAGTTCCGCGCGGACGACGGCTCATGTCGCCAATGGGCCTTCCAACAGACCGGCGGCGTATCGACCAACCAGGCCGCCACCGCCAGCGCGCTGGGCAGCGCGGCGATCGGTACCGCGCTCGGCGCGGCGGCCGGTGCTGCGTTCGGCGGCGGCCGGGGTGCCGCGATCGGCGCGGGCGCCGGGCTGCTGACCGGCAGCGCGGTCGGTGCGGGTGCGGCGCAAGGCTCGGCTTACGACGTACAGCGTCGCTACGACTACGCGTACATGCAGTGCATGTACGCGGCCGGCGACCGGATTCCGGTGTCGGCGGGCAGTATGGGCTCGGCACAGCAGTCGTCGGGCGGTTACGGCTACGCGCCGCCGCCTCCGCCGCCGGGCTCGCCTCCGCCGCCTCCGCCCGGCGCGTACTGATCGCTGCAAGTTTCGTTTCGACACGGCTGCCGTTTCCGACGGCAGCCGTTTTTTATTTGCACAACGGCAACGCTGTCACAAACCGTACTGCAGCTTTCGTCGCAATCGGCAACGAGCACCAACAGCCCGCCAGGTCCACCACTAAAACCGCTCCCACACACCGCCCATGTGTAGCGATTTTTTAAACTGCCGCGCTTCATCACGCGTTTCGCAAAAATATTTTTCCCAGCGATTCCGTCTGTCGAACAGCCGTTCGCTTAAACGCGTTTTTCGGGCTCGACACCCCGGCCCGCGCCGCCGGCCGGTTCAGCGATTTTTTTTCTCAAACGCATCGAACGGTGCGTTTGACGCAATCGTTGCCGCAAACGATTGCGCCAAAGACTTCACATTCCCTAAAGTTTTCCCCCGCCGTTCCGTAGACGCATTCACGCCACCTCTGCAGCGCGATTGAAACAGCGAACGAGCGGCCGCGGTGAGCGTGCTCCGTTTATCGTCCGTGCCGGCCCCTCCGGCAGGCACGGACGTTCTCACCTAGAGGGAACGCACTTGAAACCGATGCTTCATACAGGCATTGCCGGCGCAATGCTCGGGGCGACCTTTGCGCTCTCCTTGCCGGCCTACGCAACGCTCGGCGGCAACGTCAGCAGCGTCGGCAACGACCAGCTCCGCATGCATGCGCTGACGCACACCGCCGCTGCCGCAGCTTCCTCCGCTTACACCGTGCACACGATCACGCTGCCCTCGGGCACCGTGGTCCGCGAGTACGTCGCGGCCGATGGCATCGTCTTCGGTGTCGCGTGGGACGGCCCGACGTTGCCCGACCTGAAGGCGACGCTCGGTGCGGCCTTCGATCGCTACGTTGCCGCCAACGCCACACGCCGGGCCACGCCGCTTGCGGTGTCGAGCGACGACCTCGTCGTGTACTCGGCGGGTCATCTGCGCGCGTTCTCGGGCTACGCCTATCTGCCGCAGGCCGTGCCTGCCGGCGTCGATGTCAGCGTCATTCAATAACGGAGCGGTCATGAGTTATCAACGGTCGTTCCTCTTGCGTGTCTTCGCGATCCTGATCTCGCTCGTTGTCGCCGCGTGCGGTGGCGGCGGCGGTGGCGGCAGCAGCACTACCAGCACGAGCAACAGCTCCAATTCGTCGACTTCGACGCCCACACCGACGACGAACACCGCGCCGACGCCGCAGATCGCGGTGGCCAACGCCGCGGCCGTGACCGTCGATGCAGGCGTGAGCGGTGTGCCGAACATGCCGTTTGTCAGCGTGACGGTGTGCGCGCCGGGTACGACGCAATGCCAGACGATCGATCACGTGCTGGTCGATACCGGATCGTGGGGACTGCGTGTCTTCGCCTCGCAATTGCCCGCATCGGTCGCGCTGCCGCAGGAAACCACCGCCACCGGCGGCTCACTCGCCGAATGCATGCAGTTCTTCGATGGCTACACGTGGGGTTCGGTGCGGCTCGCAGATGTGCAGATCAGCGGCGAAAAAGCGGCCTCGCTGCCGATCCAGGTGATCGATCCCAACTACAGCGCGATCCCGACCGATTGCAAGAACGTCGGCGCGGCACGCAACACGCCGTCGACGCTCGCTGCAAATGGCATTCTCGGTATCGGCGTGTTCAAGCACGACTGCGGCTTCAACTGCGTGCAGCAGGCGATCCCGGCCACCTACTACACCTGCGCCGGTACGACCTGCACATCGACCGCGCTCGCCGAGGCATTGCAGGTCGCGAACCCGATCCCGTACTTCACCACCGACAACAACGGCTCGCTGCTGGTCCTGCCCGCGATCGGAGCGGGTGGCGCAAAAACAGTGAGCGGCCAGCTGGTGTTCGGTATCGGTACGCAAAGCAACAACGCGCTCGGCAGTGCACAGGTGATCGCCGTGAGTCCGTCGAACGGGACCTTCACGACGGTGCAGAACGGCACGACGTACTCGAGAAGCATTGTCGACAGCGGCTCGACCGGTCTGTTCTTCCAGACCAGTGCACTGCCCGTGTGTGCGAGTCCGAATAACGCGTACTACTGTCCGTCGTCGACACAGCAGTTGAGTGCGATGATCCAGGGCGTGAACGGCGTGAACAGTTCGGTCACGTTCAACGTCGGCAACGCGGTTGCGCTGTCGCAGACGTATAGCGGCGACTCGGCGATGCCGCTGTTCGCGGGTCCGGCGTTCGTGACATCGGCGGTGTTCGACTGGGGGCTGCCGTTCTTCTACGGTCGCACGGTCTACGCCGCGGTCGAACAGCAGGTGACGCCGGTCGGACTCGGGCCTTACGTCGCGTACTAAGCGTTATCGTGCACGCCACACTGCGGCCGCGAGCTTCGACAGGTCGCGGCCGCAGTGCTATTCGTACGCGCGCTGACGCATCCACTTCGTCATGATCCACTTCTCGCCGGTCAGCACCGGGGCGCCACCGTGCAGCGTCAGCGGATCGAGTTCGCCGAGGCTGTTCATGTACGAGAAGTAGACTGCGCCGCCCTGCTTCGCGACCACCGATAGCCCCGCTTCCGGGAAGATCGTCTCGCCGCCGCCGTCCACATCGTTCAGATACACGATCAGCGTCGCCACGCGCTGCCCGCCGTGCGCCGTGTGCCGCGCGCTGCCGGCCTGGTCGGGCGGAAAGTAGTCGAAGTGCGGACGGTATTCCCCGCCGCCGTTGTAATGCAGGATCTGGAGACCTTCGCCACAGTTCATCGGCCAGTTCATCAGTTCGGCAATGCGCTCGTCGAGTGTGGTGATGAACGGGTCCTCGCAGCGCTGGAACCAGATGCCTTCGCTGGTGCGATTCTGGATCACGTCCTCGCTGCCGTCCGTTTCGTTGACGGTCGTCGAGCGCTTCAGGCGATGCCGCGAGCGCTCCATCAACTCGTGGCACTCGTCTGCGCTAAGCACGTCGCCGAACACGATCACCTGAGGCCGTTCGCAGCGCAGCAGCACTTTCACATCGCGACCGCCGGCGCGCACGACGTTGCCGGCCGGTACCGGACACGGTTCGTAGTGGTAGCCGTTGGAGGTGGCAATGCTGGAGGTGGCAATGCTGGAGGTGGCGGTAGTGGCAGATGCGGCGGATGTCGCGGCAGGCGGCGTGGCTTGCCCCAGCGCTACCGGCTTGCCGAGGACGATCTGCTTCACCGCCTCGCGCGCCGTGCCGTGATCGAAACCGGAGGCGATCATCGCGTCGATCATCGACTCCGCGCTGCAGCCTCGTTCCACATTGGTGGTCAGCCAGTCGCGCCAGGCCCTGTCTAGTATTGGCATGTTTGTCTCGTTCTGATGGTCTTGAAATCGGGTCGTACACAGGCCGGC
This region includes:
- a CDS encoding YMGG-like glycine zipper-containing protein; its protein translation is MKHSRFALVTALASLGILSACAIVPTGPSVMALPGSGKSFDQFRADDGSCRQWAFQQTGGVSTNQAATASALGSAAIGTALGAAAGAAFGGGRGAAIGAGAGLLTGSAVGAGAAQGSAYDVQRRYDYAYMQCMYAAGDRIPVSAGSMGSAQQSSGGYGYAPPPPPPGSPPPPPPGAY
- a CDS encoding DUF2844 domain-containing protein, which codes for MLHTGIAGAMLGATFALSLPAYATLGGNVSSVGNDQLRMHALTHTAAAAASSAYTVHTITLPSGTVVREYVAADGIVFGVAWDGPTLPDLKATLGAAFDRYVAANATRRATPLAVSSDDLVVYSAGHLRAFSGYAYLPQAVPAGVDVSVIQ
- a CDS encoding DUF3443 domain-containing protein, translated to MSYQRSFLLRVFAILISLVVAACGGGGGGGSSTTSTSNSSNSSTSTPTPTTNTAPTPQIAVANAAAVTVDAGVSGVPNMPFVSVTVCAPGTTQCQTIDHVLVDTGSWGLRVFASQLPASVALPQETTATGGSLAECMQFFDGYTWGSVRLADVQISGEKAASLPIQVIDPNYSAIPTDCKNVGAARNTPSTLAANGILGIGVFKHDCGFNCVQQAIPATYYTCAGTTCTSTALAEALQVANPIPYFTTDNNGSLLVLPAIGAGGAKTVSGQLVFGIGTQSNNALGSAQVIAVSPSNGTFTTVQNGTTYSRSIVDSGSTGLFFQTSALPVCASPNNAYYCPSSTQQLSAMIQGVNGVNSSVTFNVGNAVALSQTYSGDSAMPLFAGPAFVTSAVFDWGLPFFYGRTVYAAVEQQVTPVGLGPYVAY
- a CDS encoding 2OG-Fe(II) oxygenase gives rise to the protein MPILDRAWRDWLTTNVERGCSAESMIDAMIASGFDHGTAREAVKQIVLGKPVALGQATPPAATSAASATTATSSIATSSIATSNGYHYEPCPVPAGNVVRAGGRDVKVLLRCERPQVIVFGDVLSADECHELMERSRHRLKRSTTVNETDGSEDVIQNRTSEGIWFQRCEDPFITTLDERIAELMNWPMNCGEGLQILHYNGGGEYRPHFDYFPPDQAGSARHTAHGGQRVATLIVYLNDVDGGGETIFPEAGLSVVAKQGGAVYFSYMNSLGELDPLTLHGGAPVLTGEKWIMTKWMRQRAYE